The Atribacter laminatus genome contains the following window.
ATTCTAATAATACCATCTCCCACACGGCATTGACCTATGCCGCGTGGGAGATAAATAATTTTAAAATGGAGCTTCAATCTTGCTTTGGAGGCTATTGAATGGCTTCAAGAAAATTTAATAAAAGCGTTCCGTACTTGCTGATCCTTCCTGCTCTCGCTATCATTTTCCCTTTGTTGATTTATCCGGTTTTTTATAACGTCTACCTCAGTTTTTTTTCCTGGAAAGTTCTTCCTCCAACTTTTAATTTTATCAAATTGCAAAATTATCTTGATGTGTTTAATAATCCGGTATTTTGGAATTCGGTGAAAATAACTCTTCAATTCACCGGAATTGTGGTTGGAATCCAATTTGTCCTCGGCTTGGGCTTGGCTTACCTACTTAACGGTCAAAAATTTGCCAAGCAAACCACTCGTTCTATTGTACTCATTCCCTATATCAGTGCCCCTGCCATAATCAGCTTGATCTGGCGTCTCCTCTGGGATCCGGACCTGGGCCAAATTAATCAGATTCTCCGTTTTTTCGGTATAAGAGGGCCGGGGTGGATCGCCGATCCGGCTACCTCGCTTTTTTCGGTCACCGTAACTGAAATTTGGAGGGGGATTCCTTTTGTCATTTTGGTCCTTCTCGCCGGTCTTCAGGCTTTACCTGATGAACCCTATGACGCCGCTAAAGTTGATGGAGCATCGTCGGTACAAATATTTTTTCTCATTACTGTACCGCTTTTAAAAACCATTATCTGGATTGTTCTTCTTTTTCAAACTATTTTCACCCTTCGGGCTTTCGATATCATCTGGGTCTTAACCGGTGGGGGACCGGGTGGTTCAACCCAAACTCTCAGCATCATGATTTATCGAACGATGTTCCGGTTCTGGGATGGTGGGACATCTTCAACTCTTTCGGTGATCATTCTTATCCTCACCCTGCTGATTAGTTTTGTTTTCTTCCGATATTTGTATAAGGAGATGGAAGTATGAGCCGAAAAATAGAAGGCATCATTATTATCCTGGTTATTCTCTTTATTGCACCGGTCATTCAAATGGTCTTGATGTCTTTCAAACAACCTTTAAACTTGTTTTCAACTTTTTTGTTTTTTAAGCCTACTGGTGCCAATTATATTGATCTGTTCAGCCGGCTCAATCTCACCTACTTTTTTAAAAATAGTATCATTATCGCCTCAGGGACGGCAGTATTATCGGTCATTTTAGGGGCAGTTGCTGCCTATAGTTTCGCCCGATACAATTTTCCGATGCGAAAATTCCTCCTCTTTATGGTCCTCTTTTCTCGAATGCTTCCACCGGTAGCGGGTGTGGTCCCACTTTTTTTAGTCATGAGGAAACTGGGTTTCACCGATACCTATGGAGGGATCATTCTTTTATATACTGCCTTTCAAACCCCCTTTGTCATTTGGATGATGCGAGGCTTTTTTCTGTCCATTCCGAGAGAACTGGAAGAAGCAGCGGTTATAGATGGGTGTTCGCGACTGACTGCTTTTTTACGAATCACGCTTCCTCTCAGTCGGCCAGGTTTAGCGGCGACTTCGATTTTTGCTTTTACCCTCTCATGGAATGAATTTCTCTTTGCCTTAATATTCACCGGTACCAATACGAAAACTATACCAGTCGCAGTACCAGAGCTGATCGGTGAAATGGGTATCTTCTGGGGTCAAATTTGTGCGGCAGGAACCCTGGCGGTCCTGCCAATTTTTATCTTCTCATTTTTAGCTCAAAAACAACTCATCAGCGGTCTTACTTTTGGAGCCGTAAAAGGGTAGACCATTATACCGTTTCGCGGCACTAGATGAGGATGAAAAAACCGAGGGGGAGTATTGGCGGAAAGCACCGAGGGATCGAGGTGGTGTAATCTTTCATTCCTTCTTCCTTGATGGGAGAAGGTTAGGATGAGGGTGAAAAGCCTGGGCTAAGATCCCGGTTAGGCGTTTTTAAATTGAGCCAGGAAGAGATAATCTGGTTCCCCCCTCACCTTAATCCTCTCCCACCAGGGGAGAGGAAAACAAAAAAATTAACAAAAGGATTATAAAAAAGTTAGAAAAAAGCTATCTCAAGAAAAAAGCTAAGGGGTCTATGGGAAAAAAAGATAAAGGATCTCATCTTTTAATGTTATGGAATTTGGTAATCGTGGAACTGTGAAACGGAAAAAGATGAGATTCTCACGTCGCAAAATACGCTCCTCAGAATGACTGATTGGGTGGAGGAGATTGCCACGTCGTCTAACTAAAAGACAGTTAGCCTCCTCGCAATGACGGATTTAGATAGGGATTTTCATCATCATCTGGTGTTGCAAAGCAACATGGATGTCTATCCTTTTGCATTTTTTTATTTTTTAATTTTTTTCAAACGCTTAGACAGCAATTACGGTTTTTGCAAAGCAAAAATTATAATATTGTAAAGAAGAATGACTAAGGAGGTTTTCATGAGCGAACAATATGATCTCATCGTCGTCGGAGGAGGTTTGGCCGGAACCTGTGCTGCTATCGCTGCTGCACGCTTGGGATGTCGAGTTGCCTTGGTCCAAAATCGTCCAGTACTTGGCGGAAATTCCAGCAGCGAAATTCGCGTTCCAGTTGGGGGAGCTTGCGATTTCAACCCCTGGGCAAGAGAAACTGGCCTACTGGAAGAGTTTTTTTTAGAGGATCGCTTTCAGGATACTGCACGAATCTGGACCGGTCATGGATCTTCAACCTGGGACTATACCTTATATAAAGCTGCGGCCAATGAAAAAAATCTTGACCTTTATATCGATACACCAGCTCAGAAGGTTCTGATGTCGAAAACCAATCCAAAATTGATTGATTCAATCGTATGCTATGAAAACGGATCAGAAAAAGAGATCGTTCTTAAAGGTCGTTTGTTTATCGATGCCACTGGAGATGGCGTGATCGCCTACCAGGCAGGAGCGGAATTCCGGATGGGAAGGGAAGCGAGAAGTGAATTTAAAGAAAGTTTAGCACCAGAAAAAGCCGACAGCTATACTCAGGGGAGTAGCTTACTCTTCCATGCGAGAGATGTCGGTTTCCCAGTTCCATTTACCCCACCGGATTGGGTTCCCCAACTCTCCAGCGATGAAGACTTAGCTTTTCGCACCCATCATGATGTTGAAGCTGGCTATTGGTGGATCGAAATTGGAAATCCTCCTTATCATACCATAGCAGATCATGCAAATATCCGAAAGGAACTCATTAAAATGGTCCTGGCGGTTTGGAACCACATAAAAAATCACGACGACCATCAAGCTGACCACTTGGTTCTCAATTGGATTGGAATGGTCCCTGGAAAACGAGAGTCGAGAAGGATTATGGGTGATTATATTATGAAAGAAAAAGATGTCACTTATGGATCTTTATTTGATGACCGAGTAGCCTACGGGGGATGGTTTGTCGATATTCACACTCCAGGAGGCATTCTTGCAAAAGATTTACCTCCTGAACCGTCGTTTCCAGGAAAATCAGAAGAAATTGGAAAACGGCAAGCTACCGTTTACAGTATTCCATTTCGATCGCTTTATTCCAAAGACATTCCCAACCTGATGATGGCAGGAAGGGATATTAGTGTTACCCATGTCGCTCTAGGAACCACTCGTTTGATGGGCACTTGTTCGACCATTGGCCAGGCAGCTGGCACCGCCGCTTATTTGTGTACCAAATATTCTCTTCAACCTCGAGAACTGTATCCGGAGAAAATCCACGAACTCCAACAGCTTCTCCTCAAACAGGATGGTTTCATCCCTCAAATAAAGAATAGCGATCCGAAAGACTTAGCTCAGGATGCCGAAATCACCGCATCAAGTTCAGCCAAGCTCCAATTTGCCCAAGGCGATTTGGCGACCGAGTATGACCACCCCCGGCAGCGGACGATATCAATGACTGGGCTTGAAGTTGAAAGAGCCTTGATTTTTCCAATAACTTCCGACCACATTGACTCAATTGATCTCTATGTCGAATCCCATCTCTCCGAGCCGGTTGAAATAGAGGTTACTCTTAAAAAAGCCAAGCATATTTGGGATTACGATGGATCGGAAGGAATTCTCACAAAACAAAAAGTGAGTGCACCTGCTAATGGTGTTTCCTGGGTGAAGGTCCCCATCAATCTTTCAGTGGATCTGAAATCTTTTTATATTATCACTGCCCGTTCACAAGCCGGTATCTTTTGGAGATATCATAAAATACCACCGGTAGGAACGGCATCTTTATCAAAAGAAAAAAATAAATGGACTTCAACCAAAGGAGCATATACCATTAGGATTTATCCCGAAGTCTTCCCCTACGAAGCAGAAAATATCCTCAGTGGAGTGAGTCGTCCAGAAAACTGGACCAATATCTGGATTTCCGATCCCTCTCAAGGTATGCCACAAACGGTAACGTTGGAATTTCCAGTCGAAACCAGTTTCAATACGGTTTACCTGACTTTCGATACCAATCTTACTCAAACCCATATGTCCACGCCACCTCTCTATCGTTTTCCTGAGTGTGTCAAAGACTATGCCTTGTTTTATGATGCTCAGGGTACCTGGAAGGAAATCATCCACTGCCATGACAATTACCAAAGGAGAAGAATCCATCGGTTTTCACCTATCACAACTCAAAAACTCCAAATCGAGGTCTACGCTACCCAAGGGGAACCTTCAGCGCGGATTTACGAAATACGGGTGTATAACGAATAGAGATTGCTTTTGAGCCCATTCAAAGCACTTTATCCTTAAAAATACACTTCAATTATTATTATTTTTTAAAAAGGAGGGGCTAGTTTTTTTAAATGAATAATCATACTACTTTCCAATGATTTTCTATGAAGATTTACTAATTGAAAATTTTTAGCGTATCACTCATTGATTTAAGAACTCAAAAAATTCATTTTTTTAAAGACATTAATTATATAAAAAGCAAAACGTTTTGTGTTTTATAACCTTCATTAAAAAATTACATCCCTCCATTATAAATTACAATAAAATGCTTGGTTATTATTGCTTTTAGTACTCAATATTCGAATATGTTTTATCTATTTTTTTTCTAAATCTAAAATTATGAATTGACAAATGCAAAACGTTTTGTATATATTATTTGAAGGAGGGTTTCATGGTTACTATACGTGATATCGCCAAAGATGCAGGAGTGTCAATTACAACTGTATCTCATGCATTAAGTAACAAAAGAGCAGTCAGTAATAAGACGCGAGAAAGAATATTTCATTCGATCGAAAAGTTAGGTTACAAACCAAACGCCTTAGCACAAAGTCTTAAAACCAAAAAAACCAATACAGTTGGCTTGATAATTCCTCATAAGAGTAAGTATTTCGTAGAAAATTATACCTTTATTGATTTAATACCCAAATTATTAGAAAATCTCATTTTCAATAATTATTACCTTTTAATTTATAAGGACTACCAAGACTATAATCCGATAATGAGTTATGAATTTCTTATAAAAGAAAATCGAGTAGATGGATTTATTTTGGTTGATCCAAAACATAATGACTTAAGGATTCAGTATTTATTAAAACAAAAAAAACCTTTTGTTATTTTCGGAAGATCACCTGAATATCCTGAGATTCCTTCTGTTGATGTTGACAATATTAATGGAATTTTTAAAGCAACCGAATTTTTAATACGAAAAGGGCATAAAAAAATTGCTTATGTCGGAGTTTCTCCCAATTATATTTATGCCGAAGATCGCTTGGAAGGTTACAAAAAAGCTCTAAAACATTATAACCTTCCTGAAGATTCTCAGCTAATTTATCTCAATCCAACTTATGACGAAAACGCTGGTTACTGGGGTATTAAGGATGTTTATGATCATTGCCAGTCGATAACTGCAGTTGTCTGTCCGAGCGATCAAATTGCCATAGGGGTTATCAAGGGTTTAAAAGAAAAAAGCCTAACTATTCCTAACGATGTATCAGTGATTGGATACGACGACTCTTTGTTGGCCTCTTACTTTTATCCACCCTTAAGCACTGTTCGACAACCAATTGATACCCTCTCAAGTCTTCTCGTTCAAGAAATAATCAACTTGGTAGAACAAAAAAATCCCAAACAGGTTCAGCATCATATTTTAGAAACTCAATTAATTGAAAGAGGTACAACAAAGTCGATAATTAATTGAAATTAATTAAAAATAAATTTTTAAAGAAGGTGTTTAAATGAAAGCATATGAAACTCAGCTTGAGTTCTCCGGAGCAAAGGGTCATGCAGTTATTGTTGAATTCGACAAACCCTGGAGATTGGTTTTTTGGTCAAAAGCCCAGTACGTAGCCTGTTGGGACGTCGGTAATGGTGTCTGGTTTACACCAGAATGGCTTGAAACAAACAGCCCAGAAGATCATCATTGCTATGAACCAATAATGGACAAACAGTTGAAATATAGTCGAATCGAAATCCTAAAATCCGGTCCGGCAAGAGCACGAGTTCACTGGCATTATGCTTGTTGTAACGTAAGATATCAAGTTTTCAATGGGAATACCACTGCTGATGAATATTATACTGTTTATCCTAATGGAGTTGCCGTCCGAAAATTGGTAGCTTGGCCTGGGAATGAAAGTGACTTTGGAGGAAATCCCAATTTTTGGCAAGTCCTGGAATGGATTCTAGTCAATGGAAAGGGAACAACTCCTGATGAGGTTTTAAATGCCCAAGAAGCGTGGACTCTCCAAAATTCTGAGGGAAAGAAAATCAGCCTCCCATGGCCGTTACCAACCAATCCCAACAATGACGGAACTCGTCCTCTTTGTTCTGTTTTTCCGGAAATAAGTGATTGGAATGAGTATATCGGTCGAGTTCATGTCAAAGATCGTCCAAATCCCTATGTAATTTTTGTCAAGGACAAAAGAATTTTTCCTTTCCAACCTTGTGTCGCCTGTGGAAAAAACCACCCCTACTTTGGTCTCTTTGATGGTGCTAATAATATTTATAAGCACTGGCCAGCTACTGACATGGAAGATTTCATTTTAGCTGCTAAAGCAAATGAAAACATCAAGGATATCGCCACTCATTCCTGTATCGTCGATTGCAACTATACTTCAATTCCTGCAGATCGACCTCATCGCCCAACTTCCTGGTTATTCCTTACTGGGGCAACAAATGAACCTACCTCGTCTTTAGTCAATCTTCTTAAATCTTGGTATAACCCAGCTGTTATTCAAACTGGATTTGAAAGTCATGGGAACCTTCCTGGAATGAGTCAAGGACAAATTATTTATGAAGGATATGCATTCTCTGAAATGGCTTATCGATTCAGAAAATATGGAGATGACCGAATTCAATTTCGAATGTTCCCAAAAGAATCAGTTATCAACCCAGTATTCATTATCAGTAACTGGAAAACCCCTGACGTTAAAGTTCGATTAAATGGTGAAACACTTAGTCCAGAGCTCTATCGCAGTCAAATTGAAGGAGATGATTTGGTCGTCTGGGTTGAGAAGGTGATTACCCAAACAACTGAATTTCTATTAGAAAGTTAATTTTATCTGAGTAAAAAATGGGTTTCATGTAATGGTTTAGATAGGGAATGGAATCCATCGTATTAAATTAAAAGGAGGTATTTAAATGAAAAGTCGTTTAACCGCATCTATTTTAATCTTTTCACTGGTAGTTTTTATGGCTTTTAGTTTAATCACTGTTGTTGGTGCTCAGCAGATTACGCTTTCTTTGTGGGATCAACGTAACGATTCAAGAGAACAAGAAGCAATTAAATACATTATTGATATCTTTGAAAAAGAACACCCCAATGTTAAAATAAGCCGTCGGGTTATGCCCAATTTAGAAGCAGATCAAATGGTCAGAATGGCATTTGCTGGCGGAACCCCACCGGATATTTCTGAATCAGAAGATCCCTATACCATGATTGAAACTTTTAAGCAAGGAAAATTGTTGGATCTCACTGAGTGGTATGAAAAATACGGTGATCGTTATCCCCAGTCAGCAAAATCAGCTATGTCATTTGAGGGAAGATATGTCGCTGTTCCAATGATCGGATTTACTACTGAAGCAGTTTTTTATAATAAGAAACTTTTTAATGAAATGGGGTTAACCGAACCTACAGAATACGCAGAGCTTTATAATATCTTTGAAACAGCGAAGGGTAAGAATTATATCCCCATTGCATTAGGAGCTAATGAAGGCTGGCCGGCACAACATATTTATCAGCATTTTCTCAACCAGACCGTTAGCGCTGAGGCAATCAATAATATGATCGATCGAAGGGATCCCAATCAAGGACCAAAATGGACAGATCCCGGTTGGCTAAAAGCTGCTGAGTATTTTGACGATCTTCGTACAAAAGAATTTTTCTCACCAGGTGCTGCCATGAATAGTATGGATATGGCAAAAATGGAGCAATTCGGTGATCGGGCACTATTTTTATTCACTGGCAACTGGTACACCTCTTATGATATGCCTCCCGACTATGAATGGGGTTTCTTTTGGTTCCCACGCATTAAAGGAGAATATGGTTTTGATCGAGATGATCAATTAGTAGATTTCTTTGCTAACTTACAAATTAGTAAAACCACTCAATATCCGGAGCTTTGTCTGGAATTCTTAGAAACCTGGACTCGACCAGAAGTGATGTATAACTCTTGGTTCAAAATTGCTAACAACCTACCCATAGTCATTGGATCAGCTCCAGACGAAGAATTGGATGAATTTCAAAATGCACAATTAGACATTGTTGAAACCAATACTGGTACCTATCGCTTTATGGATGTCTGGAGCCCACCAGCGGTTGGTTTTGGAGCACTTTATAATGAT
Protein-coding sequences here:
- a CDS encoding carbohydrate ABC transporter permease, with protein sequence MASRKFNKSVPYLLILPALAIIFPLLIYPVFYNVYLSFFSWKVLPPTFNFIKLQNYLDVFNNPVFWNSVKITLQFTGIVVGIQFVLGLGLAYLLNGQKFAKQTTRSIVLIPYISAPAIISLIWRLLWDPDLGQINQILRFFGIRGPGWIADPATSLFSVTVTEIWRGIPFVILVLLAGLQALPDEPYDAAKVDGASSVQIFFLITVPLLKTIIWIVLLFQTIFTLRAFDIIWVLTGGGPGGSTQTLSIMIYRTMFRFWDGGTSSTLSVIILILTLLISFVFFRYLYKEMEV
- a CDS encoding carbohydrate ABC transporter permease, which encodes MSRKIEGIIIILVILFIAPVIQMVLMSFKQPLNLFSTFLFFKPTGANYIDLFSRLNLTYFFKNSIIIASGTAVLSVILGAVAAYSFARYNFPMRKFLLFMVLFSRMLPPVAGVVPLFLVMRKLGFTDTYGGIILLYTAFQTPFVIWMMRGFFLSIPRELEEAAVIDGCSRLTAFLRITLPLSRPGLAATSIFAFTLSWNEFLFALIFTGTNTKTIPVAVPELIGEMGIFWGQICAAGTLAVLPIFIFSFLAQKQLISGLTFGAVKG
- a CDS encoding FAD-dependent oxidoreductase, with product MSEQYDLIVVGGGLAGTCAAIAAARLGCRVALVQNRPVLGGNSSSEIRVPVGGACDFNPWARETGLLEEFFLEDRFQDTARIWTGHGSSTWDYTLYKAAANEKNLDLYIDTPAQKVLMSKTNPKLIDSIVCYENGSEKEIVLKGRLFIDATGDGVIAYQAGAEFRMGREARSEFKESLAPEKADSYTQGSSLLFHARDVGFPVPFTPPDWVPQLSSDEDLAFRTHHDVEAGYWWIEIGNPPYHTIADHANIRKELIKMVLAVWNHIKNHDDHQADHLVLNWIGMVPGKRESRRIMGDYIMKEKDVTYGSLFDDRVAYGGWFVDIHTPGGILAKDLPPEPSFPGKSEEIGKRQATVYSIPFRSLYSKDIPNLMMAGRDISVTHVALGTTRLMGTCSTIGQAAGTAAYLCTKYSLQPRELYPEKIHELQQLLLKQDGFIPQIKNSDPKDLAQDAEITASSSAKLQFAQGDLATEYDHPRQRTISMTGLEVERALIFPITSDHIDSIDLYVESHLSEPVEIEVTLKKAKHIWDYDGSEGILTKQKVSAPANGVSWVKVPINLSVDLKSFYIITARSQAGIFWRYHKIPPVGTASLSKEKNKWTSTKGAYTIRIYPEVFPYEAENILSGVSRPENWTNIWISDPSQGMPQTVTLEFPVETSFNTVYLTFDTNLTQTHMSTPPLYRFPECVKDYALFYDAQGTWKEIIHCHDNYQRRRIHRFSPITTQKLQIEVYATQGEPSARIYEIRVYNE
- a CDS encoding LacI family DNA-binding transcriptional regulator — protein: MVTIRDIAKDAGVSITTVSHALSNKRAVSNKTRERIFHSIEKLGYKPNALAQSLKTKKTNTVGLIIPHKSKYFVENYTFIDLIPKLLENLIFNNYYLLIYKDYQDYNPIMSYEFLIKENRVDGFILVDPKHNDLRIQYLLKQKKPFVIFGRSPEYPEIPSVDVDNINGIFKATEFLIRKGHKKIAYVGVSPNYIYAEDRLEGYKKALKHYNLPEDSQLIYLNPTYDENAGYWGIKDVYDHCQSITAVVCPSDQIAIGVIKGLKEKSLTIPNDVSVIGYDDSLLASYFYPPLSTVRQPIDTLSSLLVQEIINLVEQKNPKQVQHHILETQLIERGTTKSIIN
- a CDS encoding ABC transporter substrate-binding protein translates to MKSRLTASILIFSLVVFMAFSLITVVGAQQITLSLWDQRNDSREQEAIKYIIDIFEKEHPNVKISRRVMPNLEADQMVRMAFAGGTPPDISESEDPYTMIETFKQGKLLDLTEWYEKYGDRYPQSAKSAMSFEGRYVAVPMIGFTTEAVFYNKKLFNEMGLTEPTEYAELYNIFETAKGKNYIPIALGANEGWPAQHIYQHFLNQTVSAEAINNMIDRRDPNQGPKWTDPGWLKAAEYFDDLRTKEFFSPGAAMNSMDMAKMEQFGDRALFLFTGNWYTSYDMPPDYEWGFFWFPRIKGEYGFDRDDQLVDFFANLQISKTTQYPELCLEFLETWTRPEVMYNSWFKIANNLPIVIGSAPDEELDEFQNAQLDIVETNTGTYRFMDVWSPPAVGFGALYNDMTALTAGQITPQEMCEHMEKIHVEELQKLMQ